From a region of the Alnus glutinosa chromosome 1, dhAlnGlut1.1, whole genome shotgun sequence genome:
- the LOC133858554 gene encoding uncharacterized protein LOC133858554: MSFHPRRILTPGASRKRKEREGLYAIKSSAVPALAPVPAPKPGEPLSSNRLLAGYMAYEFLTMGTLFGQKFDPARASAEPLASSSAEWKRSKPEAEPGVKKEHQSYAEVASVLKTDGAHIPGIVNPTQLARWIQM; this comes from the coding sequence ATGAGTTTCCATCCTCGTCGGATTTTGACGCCTGGGGCGTCAAGAAAGCGTAAAGAGAGAGAAGGTTTGTACGCAATAAAATCGTCGGCTGTGCCGGCTTTGGCTCCAGTACCAGCTCCTAAGCCCGGCGAGCCGCTCTCTTCCAACCGGCTGTTAGCCGGGTACATGGCGTACGAATTCTTGACGATGGGTACTCTATTTGGGCAGAAGTTCGACCCGGCTCGAGCCTCGGCCGAGCCCCTGGCGAGCTCCTCTGCCGAGTGGAAGAGGTCGAAGCCGGAAGCCGAGCCGGGCGTCAAGAAGGAGCACCAGAGCTACGCTGAGGTGGCGAGCGTACTGAAGACGGACGGGGCCCACATCCCTGGGATTGTCAACCCCACTCAACTCGCTCGGTGGATTCAGATGTGA